The Arachis duranensis cultivar V14167 chromosome 2, aradu.V14167.gnm2.J7QH, whole genome shotgun sequence genome has a window encoding:
- the LOC107474472 gene encoding probable indole-3-pyruvate monooxygenase YUCCA3, producing the protein MPPMVQSFNPEDLFTRRCVWVNGPVIVGAGPSGLAVAAGLKDQGVPFIILERANCIASLWQNRTYDRLKLHLPKQFCQLPNLPFPDDFPEYPTKFQFIKYLESYANHFNITPQFNETVQSAKYDETFGLWRVKTIRKSHSGSSEVEYICRWLIVATGENAERVVPEFEGLDEFGGHVMHACDYKSGESYKGQKVLVVGCGNSGMEVSLDLCNHNATPSMVVRSSVHVLPREVFGKSTFELAIMLMKRLPLWMVDKILLILAHLILGNVEKYGLKRPSVGPLELKNTAGKTPVLDIGALKKIRSGQIKVVPGIKRFWQGKVELVDGKILEIDSVVLATGYRSNVPSWLKENDMFSDDGVPKDPFPNGWKGKAGLYAVGFTRRGLSGASLDAISVSHDIAKSWKEETKQKKKTAAARHRRCMSHF; encoded by the exons ATGCCACCAATGGTCCAAAGTTTCAACCCTGAAGACCTCTTCACACGAAGATGTGTATGGGTAAACGGACCAGTAATAGTTGGGGCCGGTCCTTCAGGCCTGGCAGTCGCAGCAGGTCTGAAGGACCAAGGCGTCCCTTTCATCATTCTTGAGAGAGCTAATTGCATTGCCTCTCTTTGGCAAAACCGTACCTATGATCGCCTCAAGTTACACCTTCCCAAGCAATTCTGCCAGTTACCGAATTTACCATTCCCTGATGACTTCCCTGAATATCCTACAAAATTTCAGTTCATTAAGTACCTTGAATCCTACGCTAACCACTTTAACATAACCCCACAATTCAATGAAACAGTTCAGTCTGCTAAGTATGATGAGACCTTCGGATTGTGGAGGGTTAAGACCATTAGGAAAAGCCACTCTGGTTCCAGTGAAGTTGAGTACATTTGCCGGTGGCTTATTGTTGCCACGGGTGAAAATGCAGAGAGAGTTGTACCTGAATTTGAAGGGTTGGATGAATTTGGTGGCCATGTCATGCATGCTTGTGATTACAAATCCGGGGAGAGTTATAAAGGACAGAAAGTGCTTGTTGTTGGGTGTGGAAATTCCGGCATGGAAGTTTCCCTTGATCTTTGTAACCACAATGCAACTCCATCCATGGTTGTTCGAAGCTCG GTTCATGTGTTGCCAAGAGAAGTTTTTGGAAAGTCAACTTTTGAACTTGCAATAATGTTGATGAAACGGCTACCACTATGGATGGTTGACAAGATACTGCTAATTCTGGCCCATTTGATCCTGGGAAACGTCGAAAAGTACGGTCTAAAGCGGCCTTCTGTAGGACCTTTAGAGCTCAAGAACACTGCCGGGAAGACTCCTGTATTGGACATTGGAGCACTCAAGAAAATTAGATCAGGTCAGATCAAAGTTGTACCTGGAATCAAGAGATTCTGGCAAGGGAAAGTGGAACTCGTGGATGGCAAGATTCTAGAAATTGACTCCGTCGTTCTTGCTACTGGTTATCGCAGCAATGTACCATCATGGCTTAAG GAAAATGACATGTTTTCAGACGATGGTGTTCCAAAGGACCCatttccaaatgggtggaaaggCAAGGCTGGTCTTTATGCCGTTGGGTTCACAAGGAGAGGCCTTTCCGGTGCTTCTTTGGATGCCATTAGTGTGTCTCATGACATTGCCAAGAGCTGGAAGGAGGAAACTaaacagaagaagaaaacagCCGCTGCACGCCATAGGAGATGCATGTCACACTTCTAA